In Rhodanobacteraceae bacterium, a single window of DNA contains:
- a CDS encoding CYTH domain-containing protein produces MAIEIERKFLLKGDAWRNQVQRSAYMAQGYLGGTRASVRVRVSGDVAWLNIKSQTRGSTRLEFEYPIPRADADVLLEQLADGPVVSKTRHYVEIDSHVFEIDEFDGANQGLIVAEIELGSADEAFPRPSWLGLEVTDDLRYYNLSLVKQPYSQWEQS; encoded by the coding sequence ATGGCCATCGAAATCGAACGCAAATTCCTGCTGAAGGGTGACGCCTGGCGCAATCAGGTGCAGCGCAGCGCCTACATGGCCCAAGGTTATCTGGGGGGCACGCGGGCCTCGGTTCGGGTGCGGGTCAGCGGTGATGTGGCCTGGCTCAACATCAAGAGTCAGACCCGTGGCAGCACCCGGCTGGAGTTCGAGTACCCGATTCCGCGCGCCGATGCTGACGTTCTGCTGGAACAGCTTGCGGATGGTCCGGTGGTCTCCAAGACCCGGCACTATGTGGAGATCGACAGCCATGTGTTCGAGATCGACGAATTCGATGGCGCCAATCAGGGGCTGATCGTCGCCGAAATCGAGCTTGGCAGCGCCGACGAGGCATTCCCCAGGCCGTCCTGGCTGGGGCTTGAGGTCACCGATGACCTGCGCTACTACAACCTCAGTCTGGTCAAGCAACCCTACAGCCAGTGGGAGCAGTCATGA
- the nagZ gene encoding beta-N-acetylhexosaminidase, with protein sequence MSALMIGIAGAELAAHEREWLAHPAVAGVILFSRNYADRAQLADLCGQIRALAPDSVIAVDQEGGRVQRFREGFTPLPPLARIGELHRRLPAAARRATRLHAEIMAVEILAAGLDLSFAPVADLGRGNLAIGDRAFDADPEACAQLATLYADTMQAVGMPATLKHFPGHGSVLADTHHDRAIDSRTPADIFDQDLLPFVTGMLAGARAVMMAHVEYPAVSPEAAGYSRFWIQDVLRQALDFRGVVISDDIGMVAGAALGAVGDRLGAHRDAGCDLILVCDPPLVPTALDAASALRLRATSRLCRALRGRLRAPLRRAVESSTWPDRAARLGALLELMDS encoded by the coding sequence ATGAGTGCACTGATGATCGGAATTGCCGGTGCCGAACTTGCCGCGCACGAGCGCGAGTGGCTGGCGCATCCGGCCGTGGCTGGCGTGATCCTGTTCAGTCGCAACTACGCGGATCGGGCGCAACTTGCCGATCTCTGTGGGCAGATTCGGGCGCTGGCGCCAGACAGTGTCATCGCGGTCGATCAGGAAGGCGGTCGGGTGCAGCGCTTTCGTGAGGGATTCACGCCGCTGCCGCCGCTCGCGCGCATCGGCGAGCTGCATCGCAGATTGCCCGCCGCCGCGCGGCGGGCGACTCGATTGCATGCCGAGATCATGGCGGTCGAGATTCTGGCGGCTGGACTCGACCTCAGCTTTGCGCCGGTGGCCGATCTGGGCCGCGGCAATCTGGCCATCGGCGATCGCGCCTTCGATGCCGATCCCGAGGCGTGTGCGCAGCTGGCCACCCTGTACGCCGACACCATGCAGGCCGTCGGCATGCCGGCGACGCTGAAACACTTTCCGGGTCACGGCAGCGTGCTGGCCGACACCCACCATGATCGCGCCATCGATAGCCGCACGCCGGCCGACATCTTCGATCAGGATCTGCTGCCCTTCGTGACCGGCATGCTGGCGGGCGCGCGGGCGGTGATGATGGCGCACGTGGAGTACCCGGCGGTCAGTCCCGAGGCTGCCGGCTATTCGCGATTCTGGATTCAGGACGTGCTGCGTCAGGCTCTGGATTTTCGCGGGGTGGTGATTTCCGATGACATCGGCATGGTCGCCGGCGCCGCTCTGGGTGCCGTGGGCGATCGCCTGGGTGCCCATCGCGACGCCGGTTGCGATCTGATCCTGGTGTGCGACCCACCGCTGGTGCCAACCGCACTCGACGCGGCCAGTGCGCTGCGCCTGCGTGCCACCAGCCGACTCTGCCGAGCTCTGCGTGGCCGTCTGCGGGCACCGTTGCGACGCGCTGTCGAAAGCTCGACTTGGCCTGATCGCGCCGCTAGGCTGGGCGCTTTGCTGGAGTTGATGGATTCATGA